AAACTTTTGAAGAAAGTTTTGATTTGAGCTACTCCAACCTTCCAAACTCGGAATTTGAGCAATCAGTGAGTTAGGTCATTATCTGATGGTCGGATTGGTCATTACGCTATAGATTGGTcttattctatatataatatattacaactcattaaaaaatgaaactttttcaaATGTTCCAGGCAGCCCTGGACAGTACTGTGTGACacaacttataaatatatatataaagaccaATATTCTAATGACTGCCCACCCAATATTCAATGTGCCTGAGTATTGAGCACTAAATCAAAAATCTGgtatagatttttattgtttctgtgttTTGTCTTTACAGATGAAAGAAGGCCCTGGAAGACTGTGAGTAGTTCAATACAATATTATGTTGTATTTGGTAAATTATTCCGGAAGGTTGTATTACCCATTGTCCAGAGTAGGCTTTGCTTAGGTAGTGGCATTGTTAGGGGTGGGTAGGGGCAGTACATACCAGGCATCACCACACACAGGGTGGCACCAGTCTCTATGTTCTCGCACTGACGCTGATCAGATTAGGAATCCttaatttatcaataaatgtgTGGGGAAGTCTGAGAATCTGTGTGTGATGGGTGTGATCGGGAGCTTTGAAGGTTCAAGGGAGGAGAAGGGCGCTGAGAAGTGTCAAAGCCCGGGGAGTGCAGTGGCATATATTTCAGTCTCTGCCTCGGGGCTTAATGAACAGCTTTCTTTGATGTTGGGTGCTACATCAAGACACCATTTGAGAAAGTtccaaaacatttacttttggcCCCTTGCTGACCAAAATTAGTTTGGGATTTGGTTGACTAATTCTACATATCCACCTGGCACCACATACATAGATCTGGATATATTGATCTGAATACTTAGTCATCCTAGGACCAAATCCCAACCACTCCCCTGAGAAAACCAAATGGCGAAATGCATTGGGAAAAGAGCAGACTGTATTTCCCTAAAGCTTTCGGCAATCTTTTGGACAATCTtctatatctatttattaatCTATTCTTTAATTAGAATCATTATGTTATTTATACATTTCCTCACCAATAGCCCACTTGTGCTTTATTTAGCTGAGCATGGTAACCTTATAATTTAGGTAAACTATTGCAGTTGCCTAAAAAACTGTTCATCTCTCATTTTTCAATTATATACAAGGCTTCACAACGTTTATTAGGGAATGGAAAAAGGTTTTGGGTTCCGCTGATTTGAATCTTATAAGAACCAAGAACCAAGACCTCCAAGGTGCGGATATAAAATGATTTAGGATGACCACTGAAAGCTCCAATGAGTTTAGGAGAATTGAGGAAATTAGGAGAGTGCACCTTCACCACCATCTTCCTAAACTCCAGCTTGCATCATGACCCCTTCCCAATGCGGTGAACAGGCGCTTCCATGTGGGGGTCTACAGGCTGCAGCAGATCAATGTGAAGTAGCCCTTAAAATAGTATAAAGGCCAGGCAATCGGAATGTTCAGCATAGCAGCCTATCTGCATCTTTGGTTTGAGCATGATGTGTAGATAGCGTCAGCATTTGAGGGCATTTATAGGCTTCATTGTCTCACATCACTCTTTACTCAGCTGCATATTCATTGCATTGTACATTTCATTGGGTAGGAGCCTCGGCTGCAGGCCAGCCATCAGAAATGCCCGGGCCCTATACTacgtaaacttcctgggcccctcCCCCATGTCTTAAAGAACTGTCACTGGAAAAGTCAAGTTGTTTGTCACAGATCCCTACAGGTCCAAGGGATCTGTTCCTTtatctgtgtcacccaccttgcactcctctgcagccagcagcatcAGCTGTGCCCAGCAATTTCTCTACTGGTCGCTTCCTGAGTCATGTGACtgcctgagagctgcccctttaccccagtgGACTAGAGTATTCCATAGACGTGCTCCATCTACTGGCGTAAGGGTGAACACCACCAGAGCTTCCTCAGCTGCAGCACTTACCTGCTGGTTACATGACTTCCCTTATATAGGGATATGCCTGATATACACAGGATGTGCCCCAACAAGGAGTTCTGATTCCAGGTTCTTGTCTGCATTCCCTGATTCTGTCTCTGAACCCCGGCTCTCTCGGACTACTcttgatcactgcctgccctaaCCTTGGCTCCATCTGACTACACTTTTGTCTTTGACTCCTCCATTACATTTTGGTCCCACCCAGTCAGCAGTTACCGGCCCCTACTTGTACGAGGGCCACAACCTGTACATGTAATAAAAAGGCAGTGGTGATATTGAAAGGTTAAATTAGTTACAATTTTCATGAGATTTATGATTTATCGAGGACGATAACCTTGGgtataaggtgttttttttaatgggcaaCCATCATGAGTTGTATTGCTTGCAAATTAAAGATTCTCTGGGAAATAAATAATTGCACATTATAATCCATTGTGTGTACATACTTATATGTTATGGTCAGGTTTTATTGTGTTGATAATCCTGTTTTTCAGGTATATTATTGCATGATTGCAACTTTTTCAGCGATTGCAATTCATGAAACCTATCACTCACCAGTTGGCAGAAACGTGAGTATTCCTTATTTCTCTTCTATGTCTTCTCCTGAACAGCTTAATATAGAGATGCGTGAAAACCTTAGCATCTGAAACCTTTGTGAGAAGTTTAACGaaacttcaataaataaaaacagcaaaaaactgaaatgtattttattgttatgtataatataaatccCGTATTGTATTGATTGAGAAATCTTTAATAAACTCCCCTCGGATGGAGGTCTCCATTGGCCTCTCACCTTTGCAGCCCCTGTGTACAGATTATTGGCTTCCTTCTAAGGAGTTCTGATTGTTGTGTTATTCTCTTTGTGCAGTTTTTGCTGGTCAGCCTCTGGGCAGCTGTACTCACCAAGACTATCTTCTGGAAGCCATTCAGTTTTTTGTCGTTTGTAAGTATGCATTGACTGTCAACCATTGGGTGAAGCGGCCTATACATGAGAATAGCAGACCATGGACTCCATAGTTCATTTACATGCAGTAAAGTAcataaccttttgtttttttctcttgccAATGGTTGAATACATTTGTTAGATGAGGAACCAAAAGTATGAGTATGGGCAGACCTGTGAAACCTGAGAAGATGTGATGTCTGTCCTGGTAAAGTCCAGGACCAGGTATGGGTATAATCAGTGCTGGGTGGATGGGTTAGACATTTCCCGGCCTTAGTACAACACACTTGTGAAATGGAGGAGCGCAGAATATTTGCTTtgtatgcaaatgacagacagatactgtgACACAGAACTCTGGACTCTgacccatagagcttacaatctaggagatggggggagtatcacacattaggaggggggtatggaatggtgggaagtagtgaacaGTAATGAGCGAGCGGTGAATTCGGCCGTTcccgcttaccgaaattgtaagtgagaatggccggtgtaaattagCTGATTGAGCTTgaatgtataagaaaaaaaaaattgcaggatgcactgatcaataaatgcagcaccggctgcattcattgatcagctcagtgtgcgatccccagaaataggcaagaatgattgcagctctgagaatccactgctatcccggagcactagaggttaaataacctctagtgcccggggatctcagtggaactgcagaagaactctcaatggagtttgcCATCCCCtgtgattaacctctagtgctggggatcatctcaatgaatgcagccatggcatTCTAGCTTATCACTAGTAGTGAGGAAAGACTCTTTTAAAGCAGTAGAAAGTGTCATTTCCTTTATGATTGAGGTGTTGGATGGCATTTGGTGATATTCATACCCTGTGTTTACCTCTACCCGAGTATAAACCATCTCAATTCCTTTTCATGATATTTTAATACTTGTCCTTCTGATTCACCcacagattcatccatcctttcATCTTTCTAATTTTGGCCAACTTAAAATTTAGATTTCTGTGTAGGTGTCTTATATTGGTAAGACCAATTACTGATACAAATGTAACTCTGTTCTAGATTTCCAGGATTCATTCCGTGTTGCCCTGGACCGTGAGCCTGGTCAGTTTGTACAACGCTTACCGCAGACCCAACATTTATAATGTAAGTTTCAGTTAAATATTTTCCCGTGTGTCCCAATGTTATAATCTCCCGGAGCTCCCCTTCTGTGCCAACAACAGCCACCCTGCCCCCTGCCAATCATTCATACTAAATGCCCCACCAGCCATAAATCACTACCATAGCTTCTGATCACAGCTGGCTTTGTTCCTTGCTAAACACatgaaaacaaattacaatacatACAAGGTATACTTTCCCCGTACATTCACCCAAGCCTATCCCATTACAAGTACATTTACACACAATTGCCAATTGTTTTTTCCTTCCATTTAATCGTGTTTACCCAAtttaaaggaaggaaaaaatgATTGACAATGGTGCATGAACGTACAATTCACACACAGTGAATAAATAAGCACATTTTAGATAGTTTTTGTATAAATATCTACAttgaaagtaaatgttttatcaaTTAATTTGCAGTaggtcaatatatattttatgttagtATTTTTAGTAATTTAAGGAATTGTATAATCCATTGCAGCCACAGAGCCACAGAATATTCCTTCTTTTTCAGCAAATAATCACCCATATCCATAGAGAAAAGGATGAATGTAGAATGGCTATGttcagcaccaacatattatgcagcactgtacaataaataggggttacagatgacagacagatacagacagtgacacaggaggagaggaccctgccccgaagagcttacaatctcggaggtgggggaagtatcacacaataggagggggataatAAATCATGTACATCCCTCTATCATGATAGTGCCTCTGTATAATAATACGATAGGAGCCAAGACTCTAATTTCATTGGGTGAaaacgaacaaaaaaaaaaaataaaccaatgtgtgtaaaacaatttgtgtttgtctgggtttcctccgggtactccggtttcctcccacattccaaaaacattcagttagggtaATTAGCCCCCCCAAATTTTCCTGAgcctgtgataatgacatatgactatggtagggctattagattgtgagctcctctgagggacagctagtgacatgactatggaggcataatatgtcagcgctatataaatagaaggtaatataattatattggcATATACTTCCTGTTTTTCAGGTTGCCCTTTGTGCATTTTGGTGTATAGCCAGTTCTGGCCGCGCTCATTATAGGTATCCGTCAAGATGGGTAAGTGTATTCCTAGCccactggggctgatttactaaaggattacaGGCCgttcacttacctgaatgattcTCCcacaaggaatatttcacttagcaaaCGAAAtgagctctgctgacttcaaccatccaatcacatgtaTGGGACATTCCAATGATTTCCCCTGCATGTAATTCGttgtctttgcaaagtgaatttttattacGTTTACTAAGCAAATTATTTCTGGCAAGGTCATTGTTCACCTTACAGCCTGAACTCCTTTAGAGAATCAGCACCAATGTGTCTATTTCTAATTGtgtaatactataatattattcaCCTTTCCTCTATTTGTCacactattttctttatttcatttatcaGCGATCATTCCTGAAGACGATGCGTTATAGTTTGGTGatttacagtttttacattgGTTACCAGATCCCTGATACCACCGGGGTAAGTTGTGTTTTGCTTCATATATTCCATTGGAACGATTTGAGCTCTTTGGTTCACCCCACTGGCTGATGGGAATCATCTTAACCTGGCAAGAATTGGGTCAGGAGGCGTTCCGGGAGAGTCATAGACTATAAGGATACAGCAGATTTATATTATAAACAGAAGTCCATACAGCAACGTATTACTGGAAGCAGAGGAAAGACTGGAGAGGTACCCACAATGAGAGTCACAAATATGAAAACCAGAAGCAATAGCATGAGGAACCTCTTGTTAGGGAAGTGCTCCGGTGCACCACACTTGCCATATTGTGATATCAGTTGTGTGATAGTTGGTGGTTGTGTTTGGTGCCCTCTTATCAGCAGATGGCATTCAGATGAACCCAATATTACCAAGCCCAGGCAGGAATAAGGATTCCGGTGTAAGAGCCATGTATATGGAAGATGGGTGGGCATCAGAGACGGTGAATGGGAGCTACCACTTCCCTACATATTCCACCTATTGTACATCTGATGATCCAATTTGTCTTACTGAAAGCTGCAGGTATCCCAGATCTAAATTCTATGCTTTGGATGGGCTGGAAATGTTAGAAAGGTCCAAACACCTGGAATGAATTCTTCAATAATCTGGGTGAAATTACAGCAATATTGGTGGAAATATAGAGTCCAGCTTCCATTGTTGATCTCTCCCTTGGAAAACACTATTCCTGGCACTCAAGCAGACTGGACAGCCTGAGTCACTGGGCCTCAATTATTggagatctccaaggctggagaggataaacttcaCCCGCAAGCTGTGTGATgaggaaaacctggaatggattgcaaTCCTAGActaaattaattccaggtttgttggatcactcagcttcactaatgaaagtgtatcttctccagccttggagagctttaataaatcagacccagtgaccTGGAACCAGCATGCCATTCAGATGTACTGACTTTGTTTGACTTTACATGCTGTAATCTTGTTCCAGGGCATTATTTGGCTCAGTATAGGTTCCCCTTATGTGACTTGTATGAAAGTATATTCCACACCAACAActcataaacaaaatgtatttatgtatttattttctttccaggTATCAGATTTGCTATCAGTTCGGACCGTTCTCTGTTCTCCAGCCATCATGGCAGCTGTATGATTATCACACCATGGCATAGTACACCGGTGCCaccaataacttttttaaataaaaaaaaaagtattttatagtgccaacatattacacagcgctgtacattagatagatgttgcaaatgacagacagatacagacagtgactcaagaggaggagaggaccctgcacaaacATGTCTGCTCTAAATATTAACACATTGTAAGAGAATGAAAATTAAACTAATAAAGTTTATTGACCAAGGGGTTCTCGGGTTTTAATCTTTACTTACAAAGCATGAAAtaaattttgatatttaaaacctatttaaatCCTTGCATTGTGGTATTGCACAACTTGTggtaaccgcacagcatgaagtgtgaggctaGACTAagtggaggagcagtaatgaccaccagctgcagctgatacaatcggagtgctcattacaaacaacaacacagaaacaagtaaaaacaaagagactgtcagataatcacacatgcagcttgtctgacagatcctcaaacttcagtcatgGAAGGGACAGTGACACAATCCTGTGCAACTCC
The Pyxicephalus adspersus chromosome 7, UCB_Pads_2.0, whole genome shotgun sequence genome window above contains:
- the LOC140334808 gene encoding uncharacterized protein isoform X2 — encoded protein: MEPVVGIFSRDGVSEYSWLLKSLNSEYYEVLPFCISNDNHHKFIQQIKKCQFAILYHTRNRGRINITDVTDSLYDVEIQTLSQILGKDRVIVVIDDLEDSSEEARNTILNGQPTLLIMTAGIFLFTQREKSNEQILRNKLQPIIFLIQMYERRPWKTVYYCMIATFSAIAIHETYHSPVGRNFLLVSLWAAVLTKTIFWKPFSFLSFISRIHSVLPWTVSLVSLYNAYRRPNIYNVALCAFWCIASSGRAHYRYPSRWRSFLKTMRYSLVIYSFYIGYQIPDTTGVSDLLSVRTVLCSPAIMAAV